One stretch of Oryzias latipes chromosome 7, ASM223467v1 DNA includes these proteins:
- the hes3 gene encoding transcription factor HES-3: MVASADCVGKPKPPNKVSKPLMEKKRRARINQCLDELKFLLENYYSSSIRKRKLEKADILELTVKHLRNLQKIQSCAVASDCPEYQTGYRSCLANVNQFLITPDNMNRSGRWMLSQLSHKLCRSLRKGEASSTLDSAARLAEAQMETRKCLPASTQTEEGISPDQGKNPHSASSAPSSQDSKQSEPKKPHISAAQRQNTSVSFHQDFDCVIRQDMKAANAASSVWRPW; this comes from the exons ATGGTAGCGTCAGCAGACTGTGTGGGAAAACCTAAACCCCCCAACAAG GTGTCGAAACCCCTAATGGAGAAGAAGCGGAGAGCTCGGATTAACCAGTGTTTGGATGAGTTGAAGTTTCTCCTGGAGAATTATTACAGCAGCAGC ATCCGAAAGCGCAAACTGGAAAAGGCCGACATTCTGGAGCTCACAGTGAAACATCTGAGGAACCTCCAGAAGATCCAGAGCT GCGCTGTGGCTTCCGATTGTCCTGAATACCAAACCGGATACCGTAGCTGCTTAGCAAACGTCAATCAGTTCCTGATTACCCCCGACAACATGAACCGAAGCGGGCGTTGGATGCTGTCACAGCTGTCCCACAAACTGTGCCGCTCCCTGAGGAAGGGGGAAGCCTCCAGCACCTTGGACAGCGCCGCGCGGCTGGCTGAGGCACAGATGGAGACGCGGAAATGTCTGCCAGCATCAACCCAAACAGAGGAGGGCATCAGCCCCGACCAAGGAAAGAACCCACACAGCGCAAGCTCGGCCCCATCAAGTCAAGACTCAAAGCAATCAGAGCCTAAGAAACCTCACATTTCTGCAGCGCAAAGACAGAACACCAGCGTCTCCTTTCACCAAGACTTCGACTGCGTCATCAGACAGGACATGAAAGCTGCAAACGCGGCGAGCAGCGTGTGGCGGCCCTGGTAG
- the tas1r2b gene encoding taste receptor, type 1, member 2b precursor (The RefSeq protein has 10 substitutions compared to this genomic sequence) produces the protein MKPFLASLCLLGLFLTQCRSEFNLKGDFIIGGLFGIHDASDTVHHDRPEAINCSSHQFSASNYRRFQLMRFSVEEINNSTSLLPNVSLGYEMFDHCSDALSFPGVFRLMSVNGSIQPWAEPNDKVYKVIAVIGPFTSTEAMTVAPFFMPDLIPVVSYGSSSSIFSSKVKYPSFLRTGNPNKDVIDVIVTMVQHFNWSWVAFLNSDDAYANDGLELFMRKIKTTEICLAYTKSVNQNTDYSQIFKNIEDQRINVIIVFASEVAAEALIESAVQLNVTNKVWIAADTWSLNKRLLKMNGIRNIGTVLGLSQPALTIAGFSEFITSFETQSRYTENMPQKFCNQVSNWDTGRAKDILDADPSFSYPVYSAVYAIAHALHKVLQCGTAGCNNIIVYPNMVLAEIQKSNFTLLNRTVLFDENGVLRSGLFSLVFWNSSGDAEEVGLYSFYPTVTFFINISKINWHTDGEVPASVCSPECSKGYARIQNRIHKCCFTCEICPAGTYVNVEENPYKCVLCKSTEWSEEGSTSCNLRQLEYIQLTDTVAIAIMVTTWVIVGLTLSVSVLFSINYNTPVVRSAGGPMCFLILGCLGLCSISVFFHFGLPTPASCILRYFPFIWFYTVCLACFVVRSFQIVCIFKISAKFPSLLIWWKKYHGQWLLISAAFVVQAVLLLTFSYDPPRPYNETSWRPEQIVLFCYMNLKATSCSLVLPISFACLCFVFSYMAKDLPKNYNEAKGITFSLLLLTFTWTIFITVYMLYRGKYIQTLNAVTVLLSLYYFLVGYFLPKCYIILFQPNKNTQQYFQSLIQNYTKTISQ, from the exons ATGAAACCCTTTCTTGCTTCCCTGTGCCTGCTGGGATTATTTTTGACTCAGTGTAGGTCAGAGTTTAATCTGAAGGGGGATTTTATAATTGGTGGACTTTTTGGTATTCATGATGCCAGTGACACAGTTCATCATGACAGACCCGAAGCCATCAACTGCTCCAG CCATCAGTTTAGTGCCTCGAATTATCGGCGGTTTCAGTTGATGAGATTCTCTGTGGAGGAGATCAACAACTCCACCAGCCTTCTTCCAAATGTGTCCCTTGGTTACGAGATGTTTGACCACTGCTCAGACGCACTCAGCTTTCCTGGAGTTTTTAGGCTCATGTCAGTCAATGGTTCAATCCAACCATGGGCAGAACCAAACGACAAAGTTTATAAAGTGATAGCAGTGATCGGTCCTTTCACAAGCAACCAGGCAATGACTGTAGCCCCGTTCTTCATGCCGGACCTCATTCCTGTG GTCAGCTACGGTTCTTCAAGTTCCGTTTTTTCAAGTAAAGTGAAGTACCCATCTTTCTTAAGAACAGGGAACCCTAATAAAGACGTCATAGATGTGATTGTGACTATGGTGCAACACTTCAACTGGAGCTGGGTTGCTTTCTTAAACAGCGATGATGCTTATGCCAACGACGGCCTGGAGCTGTTCATGAGGAAGATAAAGACGACAGAGATATGCCTGGCTTACACCAAAAGTGTCAACCAGAACACAGATTATTCTCAGATCTTCAAAAACATTGAAGATCAAAGGATAAACGTCATTATTGtgtttgcgtcagaagtggctgCTGAAGCTCTCATTGAATCTGCTGTTCAGCTAAATGTTACAAATAAGGTTTGGATAGCAGCTGACACATGGTCTCTGAAGAAAAGGCTCCTCAAGATGAATGGAATCAGGAACATTGGAACTGTTCTTGGGTTGTCTCAGCCTGCTCTGACAATAGCTGGTTTCAGTGAGTTCATCACTTCTTTCGAAACCCAAAGCCGATATCCGGAAAATAAGCCACAGAAATTTTGTAATCAAGTTATTAACTGGGACACTTGGAGGGCCAAAGACATCCTTGATGCGGACCCATCTTTCTCTTACCCTGTTTATTCTGCTGTGTATGCCATTGCTCACGCCTTACACAAGGTCttacaatgtggcacagctggATGTAACAACATCATAGTCTACCCAAACATG GTTTTAGCAGAGATCCAGAAGTCCAATTTTACCCTGCTGAACCGCACAGTTCTGTTCGACGAGAACGGTGTCCTCAGGTCTGGACTGTTCTCTCTGGTTTTCTGGAACAGCAGTGGTGATGCAGAGGAAGTTGGACTTTACAGTTTTTACCCAACGGTCACTTTCTTCATCAACATCTCCAAAATTAATTGGCATACAGATGGGGAA GTGCCTGCATCTGTTTGTTCTCCAGAATGTTCTAAAGGATATGCGAGAATACAAAACAGAATCCATAAATGCTGCTTCACCTGTGAAATTTGTCCTGCTGGAACATATGTCAATGTTGAAG AAAATCCCTACAAGTGCGTCCTCTGCAAGAGCACAGAGTGGTCTGAGGAAGGAAGCACATCGTGCAATCTGCGTCAGCTTGAGTACATACAACTTACAGACACTGTTGCAATAGCAATCATGGTCACCACTTGGGTCATAGTGGGCCTCACGCTAAGTGTGTCTGTTCTCTTTTCCATCAACTACAACACACCTGTAGTCAGATCTGCCGGAGGACCAATGTGCTTCCTGATTCTGGGCTGCCTCGGTTTGTGTAGCATTAgtgttttctttcactttggTCTGCCCACACCTGCTTCTTGCATCTTGAggtatttcccatttatttgGTTCTATACCGTCTGTTTGGCATGTTTTGTAGTTCGTTCTTTTCAGATTGTCTGTATCTTCAGAATTTCTGCAAAGTTCCCCAGTCTCCTCATCTGGTGGAAAAAATATCATGGACAATGGCTGCTCATCAGCGCAGCATTTGTTGTTCAGGCAGTCTTACTTCTCACCTTTTCCTATGACCCTCCACGACCTTACAATGAAACATCCTGGCGCCCAGAGCAAATAGTGCTTTTCTGCTACATGAATCTTAAAGCAACTTCTTGTTCTCTTGTTTTACCAATATCGTTTGCatgtctttgctttgttttctcttATATGGCAAAAGACCTCCCAAAAAATTACAACGAGGCCAAAGCGATAACTTTCTCCCTCCTCCTACTGACCTTCACCTGGACCATCTTCATAACTGTATATATGCTTTACCGTGGAAAGTACATCCAGACTCTGAATGCTGTCACTGTTCTCCTGAGTCTGTACTATTTCCTGGTCGGGTACTTCCTTCCAAAATGTTACATCATCCTTTTTCAACccaataaaaacacacagcaaTATTTCCAAAGTCTCATTCAGAACTATACCAAAACAATCAGTCAGTAG